The following proteins are co-located in the Trichormus variabilis 0441 genome:
- a CDS encoding DUF3474 domain-containing protein, producing the protein MQSTTIPSDNSPSFDQSENTTTLPFTLQDLKAAIPAECFQPNVGKSLFYFFRDVVIVSSLYAVAHYLDSWYFWPIFWLMQGTMFWALFVVGHDCGHQSFSKHKWLNDLVGHLTHTFILVPYHGWRISHRTHHKNTGNIDNDESWYPVTESQYKEMPLGQKIGRYYVFLLAYPVYLFKRSPNKEGSHFLPSSPLFKPSEKWDVITSTVLWTCMVASLGFLTYQWGWMWLLKYYAAPYIVFVIWLDLVTFLHHTEADIPWYRGEDWTFLKGAISSIDRNYGLVNHIHHDIGTHVAHHIFLNIPHYNLLKATEAIKPVMGEYYRKSEEPIWKSLWRSCVSCHFVPDTGGKVYYTSNNQVVNK; encoded by the coding sequence GTGCAATCAACTACAATCCCCTCCGATAATTCTCCTAGCTTTGACCAATCAGAGAATACAACTACGCTGCCATTTACTCTTCAGGATTTAAAAGCAGCTATTCCGGCTGAATGTTTTCAACCAAACGTGGGCAAATCACTGTTTTACTTTTTTCGTGATGTAGTGATTGTTAGCTCACTATACGCAGTTGCTCATTACCTAGATTCTTGGTATTTCTGGCCAATTTTCTGGTTAATGCAAGGAACGATGTTTTGGGCTTTGTTTGTGGTTGGACATGACTGCGGACACCAATCTTTTTCTAAGCATAAATGGCTCAATGATTTAGTTGGGCATCTGACTCACACCTTCATATTAGTCCCTTATCACGGTTGGCGTATTAGTCACAGAACTCATCACAAAAATACTGGCAATATCGATAATGATGAAAGCTGGTATCCTGTGACTGAGTCGCAATACAAGGAAATGCCATTAGGGCAAAAGATAGGCCGTTATTACGTCTTTCTACTGGCTTATCCAGTGTATTTGTTTAAGCGTTCTCCTAATAAGGAAGGCTCTCATTTTTTACCTAGTAGCCCTCTTTTCAAGCCATCAGAAAAATGGGATGTCATCACCAGCACTGTACTGTGGACTTGTATGGTTGCTTCGTTAGGTTTCCTAACTTATCAATGGGGCTGGATGTGGTTGTTAAAATACTACGCTGCACCATATATCGTGTTTGTAATCTGGCTTGATTTAGTCACATTCCTACACCACACTGAGGCAGATATCCCCTGGTATCGTGGCGAAGATTGGACTTTCCTCAAAGGTGCAATTTCTAGCATTGACCGCAATTATGGTTTAGTCAATCATATCCATCATGATATCGGCACTCATGTAGCACACCACATTTTCTTGAATATCCCTCACTATAATTTGCTGAAGGCTACCGAGGCTATTAAACCAGTCATGGGTGAATATTACCGCAAGTCAGAAGAACCTATTTGGAAGTCATTGTGGCGTTCTTGCGTGAGTTGCCATTTTGTCCCCGATACTGGTGGGAAAGTTTACTACACTTCTAACAATCAAGTAGTGAATAAGTAG
- a CDS encoding fatty acid desaturase, whose translation MTTSIIKNQEIKNKLSNPELRLKDIIKTLPKECFQQNRRKAWTQALLSVVMVGLGYWSLAIAPWFLLPIAWIFTGTALTGFFVIGHDCGHRSFAKRRWVNDLVGHIFMMPLIYPFHSWRIKHNHHHKHTNKLDEDNAWHPIRPEVFASWGKTRQSAFKLFMRQRLWWVGSIGHWAVVHFDWRKFKVKDQADVKLSVAVVVLFAAVAFPTLIATTGIWGFVKFWFVPWLGYHFWMSTFTIVHHTFPDVPFETENKWHEAMAQLFGTIHCDYPKWVEVLCHDINVHVPHHLSTAIPSYNLRLAYSSIKENWGDYLHDELRFSWSLMKFITDECQLYRTDVGYQPFKDYYAGR comes from the coding sequence ATGACTACATCAATCATCAAAAATCAGGAAATAAAAAATAAGCTTAGTAATCCCGAACTAAGGCTCAAAGATATTATTAAAACTCTGCCAAAAGAATGTTTTCAGCAGAACCGTCGCAAAGCGTGGACACAAGCACTACTCAGTGTTGTCATGGTTGGTTTAGGTTACTGGAGTTTGGCGATCGCACCTTGGTTTCTTTTACCCATTGCCTGGATTTTTACAGGTACTGCTTTAACAGGTTTTTTTGTGATTGGTCATGATTGTGGACATCGTTCATTTGCCAAACGTCGTTGGGTAAATGACTTGGTAGGGCATATATTTATGATGCCGTTAATATATCCCTTTCATAGCTGGCGGATTAAGCATAATCACCACCACAAGCACACCAACAAGTTAGACGAAGACAATGCTTGGCATCCTATCAGACCAGAAGTGTTTGCCAGTTGGGGTAAAACTCGTCAGTCTGCCTTTAAGTTGTTTATGCGTCAAAGGCTTTGGTGGGTAGGTTCAATTGGACATTGGGCTGTCGTGCATTTCGATTGGCGGAAGTTCAAAGTTAAAGACCAAGCTGATGTGAAACTTTCTGTTGCTGTAGTAGTTTTATTTGCCGCAGTTGCTTTTCCCACCCTCATCGCTACAACTGGTATTTGGGGATTTGTAAAATTTTGGTTTGTGCCTTGGCTGGGTTATCATTTCTGGATGAGTACCTTCACCATTGTTCACCATACATTTCCAGATGTTCCTTTTGAAACAGAGAACAAATGGCATGAAGCTATGGCACAGTTATTTGGGACTATTCATTGTGATTATCCCAAATGGGTAGAAGTGTTGTGTCACGATATTAACGTCCACGTTCCTCATCACCTTTCTACCGCTATTCCCTCTTATAATTTGCGGTTAGCTTACAGCAGCATTAAAGAAAATTGGGGTGATTATCTACATGATGAACTTCGCTTTTCTTGGTCTTTAATGAAGTTCATTACTGACGAATGTCAACTGTATCGAACTGATGTTGGCTATCAGCCTTTTAAAGATTATTACGCAGGACGATAG
- a CDS encoding acyl-CoA desaturase, producing the protein MTIATSTKPQINWVNTLFFLGLHIGALFAFVPGNFSWAAVGVALLLYWITGGLGITLGFHRLVTHRSFQTPKWLEYFLVLCGTLACQGGPIEWVGTHRIHHLHSDTDPDPHDSNKGFWWSHIGWLIYHSPSHADVPRFTKDIAEDPVYQFLQKYFIFIQIALGLLLLYLGGWSFVVWGIFFRIVWVYHCTWLVNSATHKFGYRTYDAGDKSTNCWWVAVLVFGEGWHNNHHAFQYSARHGLEWWEVDLTWMTVQLLQVLGLATNVKLADKKQ; encoded by the coding sequence ATGACAATTGCTACTTCAACTAAACCTCAAATCAATTGGGTAAATACCCTATTTTTCCTTGGGCTACACATCGGCGCTTTGTTTGCCTTTGTCCCTGGTAATTTCAGCTGGGCGGCAGTTGGTGTGGCTTTATTGCTTTACTGGATCACTGGTGGTTTGGGTATTACCTTAGGCTTTCATCGCCTTGTCACCCACCGCAGTTTTCAGACTCCCAAGTGGTTGGAATATTTCCTAGTGCTTTGCGGGACTCTTGCCTGTCAAGGAGGGCCAATCGAGTGGGTCGGGACACATCGCATTCATCATTTACATTCCGATACTGACCCAGATCCCCATGATTCTAATAAAGGTTTCTGGTGGAGCCATATTGGTTGGCTAATTTATCACTCTCCCTCCCACGCTGATGTTCCTCGGTTCACCAAAGATATTGCCGAAGACCCAGTTTATCAGTTTTTACAGAAATATTTCATTTTTATCCAGATTGCTCTGGGGTTGTTGCTGTTATATCTGGGCGGCTGGTCTTTTGTAGTCTGGGGAATTTTCTTTCGCATCGTCTGGGTTTACCACTGTACTTGGTTGGTAAACAGCGCTACCCATAAATTTGGCTACCGCACCTATGATGCCGGAGACAAATCTACTAACTGTTGGTGGGTAGCTGTACTAGTGTTTGGCGAAGGCTGGCACAACAACCACCACGCTTTTCAATATTCAGCTCGTCACGGGTTGGAATGGTGGGAAGTTGATCTGACTTGGATGACGGTGCAATTGCTGCAAGTACTTGGTTTAGCAACTAATGTCAAACTAGCAGACAAAAAGCAGTAA
- a CDS encoding aminotransferase class I/II-fold pyridoxal phosphate-dependent enzyme yields MNSLEQLRQAEQALLEIFSGIDAQVKQNLKRVLEAFRNQRVGAHHFAGVSGYGHDDLGRETLDKVFAEVMGAEAAAVRVQFVSGTHAIACALFGVLRPGDEMLAVVGSPYDTLEEVIGLRGQGQGSLIEFGIKYRQLELTSQGSIDWQTLSTSITDNTRLVLIQRSCGYSWRPSLSIADIEKVVNLVKQQNPDTVCFVDNCYGEFIETQEPTHVGADLMAGSLIKNPGGTIVTAGGYVAGRADLVEAAACRLTAPGIGSYGGATFDQNRLLFQGLFLSPQMVGEAMKGTHLTGYVFDKLGYPVNPAPLAPRGDVIQAIKLGSGKKLIAFCKAVQQNSPVGSYLDPVPDDMPGYESQVVMAGGTFIEGSTLEFSADGPLREPYVVYCQGGTHWSHVAIALEAAIDAVGEA; encoded by the coding sequence ATGAACAGCTTGGAACAGCTGCGGCAAGCAGAACAGGCACTGTTAGAGATTTTTTCTGGAATTGACGCTCAGGTCAAGCAAAATCTGAAAAGAGTGCTGGAAGCCTTTCGTAATCAACGCGTAGGAGCGCACCACTTTGCTGGTGTAAGTGGTTATGGTCACGATGATTTAGGTCGAGAAACTTTAGACAAAGTTTTTGCCGAGGTAATGGGTGCTGAAGCTGCGGCGGTGCGGGTGCAGTTTGTTTCGGGAACTCACGCGATCGCTTGCGCCCTGTTTGGTGTACTCCGGCCTGGTGATGAAATGTTAGCAGTAGTTGGTTCCCCCTACGATACGCTCGAAGAAGTCATTGGTTTACGGGGTCAAGGTCAAGGCTCCCTTATTGAGTTTGGCATAAAATACCGCCAATTGGAGTTAACTTCCCAAGGTTCTATTGATTGGCAAACTTTAAGCACTAGCATTACTGATAACACCCGCTTAGTTTTAATTCAGCGTTCTTGTGGTTATTCTTGGCGACCTAGCTTATCCATTGCCGATATTGAAAAAGTGGTCAATTTAGTCAAACAGCAAAATCCTGACACTGTTTGCTTTGTGGATAACTGCTACGGCGAATTTATCGAAACCCAGGAACCTACCCACGTTGGTGCTGATTTAATGGCTGGTTCCTTGATTAAAAATCCTGGTGGGACAATTGTGACGGCTGGTGGTTATGTAGCTGGACGGGCTGACTTAGTAGAAGCAGCCGCTTGCCGCCTGACTGCTCCTGGTATTGGTAGTTATGGTGGGGCGACATTTGACCAAAATCGCCTGTTATTTCAAGGATTATTTTTATCGCCCCAGATGGTGGGTGAGGCGATGAAGGGAACTCACCTGACTGGTTATGTATTTGACAAACTTGGTTATCCAGTAAATCCTGCACCCCTCGCCCCCCGTGGAGATGTTATTCAGGCGATTAAACTGGGTTCTGGGAAGAAGCTGATTGCCTTCTGTAAGGCTGTACAACAGAATTCACCCGTGGGTTCTTACCTTGACCCCGTTCCCGATGATATGCCGGGGTACGAGAGCCAAGTAGTGATGGCTGGGGGGACATTTATTGAGGGGAGTACTTTGGAATTTTCGGCGGATGGGCCTTTACGTGAGCCTTATGTGGTGTATTGCCAGGGGGGGACTCATTGGAGTCATGTGGCGATCGCTCTAGAGGCGGCGATCGATGCAGTAGGAGAAGCTTGA